One Solanum lycopersicum chromosome 4, SLM_r2.1 DNA window includes the following coding sequences:
- the LOC101267111 gene encoding uncharacterized protein, whose product MSLTMIPAASYMSTNLVNPCNRSLTQIFNPLVNSKINNLDRVLITTSNRSGVLRKTNKNTRDLVVHATAETGDLLSNVVPFLPTGENSWISWAVGLGVTVPLITARLLTVTKQVSLAAETVEKVAEAVEKVADDVDRAAEEFASKLPEGGKLRGIVESIEHIAEETEKDAQTVQDLMDKVEEVDEKVEAFISNQLTVKVQNSSNDEKKQ is encoded by the exons ATGTCACTAACTATGATCCCAGCAGCTTCTTACATGTCAACAAATCTAGTTAATCCTTGCAACAGATCTCTAACTCAGATCTTCAATCCTTTAGTTAATTCTAAAATCAACAATCTTGATCGCGTTCTCATAACCACCTCCAACAGATCTGGTGTTCTACGAAAAACTAACAAAAACACGAG GGATTTAGTTGTCCATGCAACTGCTGAGACAGGAGATCTGCTTTCAAATGTTGTTCCCTTTTTGCCAACTGGTGAAAATTCTtg GATTAGCTGGGCTGTGGGATTAGGTGTAACAGTACCTTTGATAACAGCAAGATTATTAACAGTAACAA AGCAAGTTTCACTTGCGGCGGAGACGGTGGAGAAGGTGGCGGAAGCGGTGGAAAAAGTGGCGGACGATGTGGACAGGGCGGCGGAGGAATTTGCTTCGAAGCTGCCGGAAGGTGGAAAACTTAGAGGCATAGTGGAATCCATTGAACATATAGCTGAAGAAACTGAAAAGGACGCTCAAACAGTTCAAGATCTCATGGACAAG GTTGAAGAAGTGGATGAGAAGGTGGAGGCATTTATCTCTAATCAATTGACAGTGAAGGtacaaaattcatcaaatgatgaaaaaaagcaATAA